The following proteins are encoded in a genomic region of Roseinatronobacter sp. S2:
- a CDS encoding aspartate aminotransferase family protein produces MTLRNTPPTAELQALDAAHHMHPFTANTALGQKGARVITRAEGVRLTDSDGVELIDGMAGLWCVNIGYGRHELADAAARQMRELPYYNTFFQTTHVPALQLAAKLAELAPGDLNHVFFAGSGSEANDTNIRMVRQYWALKGQRERRTIIARRNGYHGSTMGGGSLGGMAAMHAQGGLPIPGIVHIDQPYWYGEGGDMTPHDFGLARARQLEETILELGADTVAAFIAEPVQGAGGVIIPPESYWPEISRIVKKYGILLIADEVITGFGRTGHWFGSQSYGIQPHIMTIAKGLSSGYQPIGGSIVCDEVAQTIGQDEFNHGYTYSGHPVAAAVALENLRILHEEGIIERVRTHTAPHLAQAWGSLADHPLVGEAVSRGMMASLALTPDKASRARFASDAGTVGYICREYSFGNNLVMRHVGDRMIIAPPLVITPADIDELVIRARKTLDQTLDHLQREGLFQAAA; encoded by the coding sequence ATGACATTGCGCAACACCCCGCCAACGGCTGAATTGCAGGCATTGGATGCCGCCCATCACATGCATCCGTTCACCGCCAATACGGCCCTTGGCCAAAAAGGCGCGCGCGTCATCACCCGTGCCGAAGGCGTGCGGCTGACCGACAGTGACGGTGTGGAGCTGATTGACGGTATGGCAGGGTTGTGGTGCGTCAATATAGGCTACGGGCGGCATGAACTGGCGGATGCCGCCGCCCGCCAGATGCGCGAATTGCCGTATTATAACACGTTTTTCCAGACCACCCATGTCCCCGCCCTGCAACTGGCGGCGAAACTGGCAGAACTGGCACCGGGCGATCTGAACCATGTGTTCTTTGCCGGTTCGGGGTCTGAAGCCAATGACACAAATATTCGTATGGTGCGCCAATACTGGGCGCTGAAGGGCCAGCGGGAGCGTCGCACCATCATTGCGCGGCGCAACGGCTATCACGGGTCCACCATGGGGGGCGGCAGTCTTGGGGGGATGGCGGCCATGCATGCGCAAGGCGGCCTGCCGATTCCGGGCATTGTGCATATTGACCAGCCCTATTGGTATGGCGAAGGGGGCGATATGACGCCCCATGATTTCGGCCTTGCCCGCGCACGCCAGCTGGAAGAGACGATTCTTGAACTGGGGGCCGACACTGTCGCGGCCTTTATTGCCGAACCCGTGCAGGGTGCGGGCGGGGTTATCATACCACCTGAAAGCTACTGGCCGGAGATCAGCCGCATCGTCAAGAAATACGGCATTTTGCTGATCGCCGATGAGGTCATCACCGGTTTCGGGCGCACGGGGCACTGGTTCGGGTCGCAAAGCTACGGCATTCAGCCCCATATCATGACCATCGCCAAGGGGCTAAGTTCAGGCTACCAGCCGATTGGCGGATCTATCGTCTGCGACGAGGTGGCGCAGACCATCGGGCAGGATGAATTCAACCACGGCTATACCTATTCCGGCCATCCGGTAGCTGCTGCCGTTGCGCTGGAAAACCTGCGCATCCTGCATGAAGAAGGCATCATTGAACGTGTGCGCACCCACACGGCCCCCCATCTGGCGCAGGCCTGGGGCAGTCTGGCCGATCACCCGCTGGTGGGCGAGGCCGTGTCGCGTGGCATGATGGCCAGCCTTGCGCTGACGCCGGACAAGGCCAGCCGCGCGCGCTTTGCGTCAGATGCGGGCACAGTGGGCTATATCTGCCGCGAATATTCCTTTGGCAACAATCTGGTCATGCGCCATGTTGGCGACCGGATGATCATTGCGCCGCCCCTTGTTATTACCCCTGCGGATATTGACGAATTGGTCATTCGTGCCCGCAAGACGCTGGACCAGACCCTTGATCATTTGCAGCGCGAAGGGTTGTTTCAGGCTGCGGCCTGA